The Lineus longissimus chromosome 2, tnLinLong1.2, whole genome shotgun sequence genome window below encodes:
- the LOC135482828 gene encoding uncharacterized protein LOC135482828: MSLSKENLSFFLICFSIILLILVPYSDQILQDERSHPILPSAIDQKKPNPEKRRDDSHAQRWKTTSQQKPEKSVSGAEMERDKVLELYHEIDETVAEINQDRARRPAVVDTSDSNKEGLQHGRGVDQGVGDTYMTVVGDGDDLEIVTVIPPLLNELNSLDNVDGTEGSIELENEIRKNTESHQKRKAQIRSHHKEKHRNKNHKQLLHTKELLLHPHSIQMKDALEHFKSVMQRLGNMTDLFHRFLPSREVNKKTHSFIKKLRKLKKVVRSKGKGSRLKRHARPHPLPLSHHSVQYLKTIGFTQDDLRFYGLKDDDIFHPAGTGKDEVLTFKGTFTEELKKQGKGTADMLKRVKRASDLRQLKRSVSQTLSRSKRSVSERKRASEPVKSVGSSVEKEANPEVEHVQLVAKSRSGEILISEKETGDVKNTDESSANAADVSEIKTIEETASKTSQDSVVEDTNIGSKGVENDNEVKLAESGKSVSPLPIVNPSKVVLKNVDLKENSPDTSTAYVSPSSDVQLTSASAHLVSHEAADVDTGKVDLKSGSRGYNSDTKTSSIPIAHSKMALNSGSSSDQVIPNDSSKREGSPLNSVESRKTDLKSSKPVDPAAVVPDDTVVDVIAADDASDCNNDTDCAADGRNSNYIVNIAFIRTIMNDRSKDALYGILSLGLIVGTVLVAVLYTQMWRTKREGWFTPKDQHHSNTNSSQVKIREVLRSKARYLPMFHQKWKKGKKYEPLKQEDISESSEEEIYDQRRLMHVNSYED; the protein is encoded by the exons ATGTCACTGTCAAAggaaaatttgtcattttttctCATTTGTTTTTCGATAATTTTATTGATTTTAGTGCCATATAGTGATCAAATCTTGCAG GATGAGAGGTCACATCCTATTCTTCCAAGTGCCATAGATCAAAAGAAACCTAATCCCGAAAAACGCAGGGATGACAGCCATGCTCAGAGATGGAAAACTACATCACAGCAGAAACCAGAGAAGTCTGTCTCAGGTGCTGAAATGGAGAGAGACAAAGTGTTGGAACTTTATCATGAAATAGATGAAACGGTAGCTGAGATCAATCAGGATCGAGCCCGGCGCCCAGCTGTCGTTGATACTAGCGATAGTAATAAAGAGGGACTCCAACATGGCCGCGGCGTTGATCAGGGTGTGGGAGATACTTACATGACTGTGGTTGGAGATGGTGATGATTTAGAGATTGTCACAGTGATACCACCTTTACTTAATGAATTGAATTCACTAGATAATGTTGATGGTACAGAAGGCAGCATAGAGTTGGAAAATGAAATTAGAAAGAATACAGAGAGTCATCAGAAAAGAAAGGCTCAAATTCGAAGCCACCATAAAGAAAAACATCGAAATAAAAACCACAAACAGTTGTTACACACAAAAGAATTATTACTTCATCCTCATTCTATACAAATGAAGGATGCTTTAGAACATTTTAAATCTGTAATGCAAAGGTTAGGCAATATGACTGACTTATTTCACCGTTTTCTTCCATCGAGAGAGGTAAATAAAAAAACTCATTCCTTTATTAAAAAACTTCGGAAGCTGAAGAAAGTTGTTCGCAGCAAGGGGAAGGGTAGCCGATTAAAACGCCATGCTCGTCCCCATCCGCTTCCACTGTCTCATCACAGTGTACAGTACTTAAAAACTATTGGTTTCACTCAAGATGACTTGAGATTCTACGGGTTGAAGGACGACGATATCTTTCATCCTGCTGGTACAGGTAAAGATGAGGTTCTAACATTCAAAGGGACTTTTACGGAGGAATTGAAAAAGCAGGGGAAAGGCACTGCAGATATGTTAAAAAGAGTAAAGAGGGCATCAGACTTGAGGCAGTTGAAACGATCGGTTTCTCAGACCTTATCAAGATCCAAAAGATCAGTTTCTGAGAGAAAGCGAGCCAGTGAGCCAGTAAAATCTGTGGGTAGTAGTGTTGAGAAAGAAGCAAACCCTGAAGTTGAACATGTTCAATTAGTGGCTAAGAGCAGGAGTGGAGAAATTTTAATTTCTGAAAAAGAGACCGGGGATGTGAAAAATACTGATGAATCATCTGCTAATGCTGCAGATGTAAgtgaaataaaaacaatagaagAGACTGCAAGCAAAACTAGTCAAGATTCTGTTGTGGAGGACACTAACATTGGGTCAAAAGGTGTTGAGAATGATAATGAGGTGAAGTTGGCTGAATCGGGGAAATCGGTGTCTCCCCTCCCTATTGTCAATCCTTCTAAGGTGGTGTTAAAAAATGTTGACTTGAAGGAGAATTCTCCAGACACGAGCACTGCTTATGTGTCTCCCTCATCAGACGTGCAGCTGACATCTGCCTCTGCCCATTTGGTTTCACATGAAGCTGCAGACGTGGATACAGGGAAGGTGGATCTGAAAAGTGGAAGCCGTGGTTACAACTCCGATACAAAAACCTCTTCAATTCCGATTGCCCATAGTAAGATGGCGTTGAACAGTGGAAGTTCTAGCGATCAAGTTATTCCCAACGACTCGAGTAAGAGAGAAGGGAGTCCTCTAAACTCCGTTGAATCTCGTAAGACGGATTTGAAAAGTTCCAAACCTGTTGATCCAGCAGCGGTTGTACCTGATGATACAGTAGTTGATGTGATTGCAGCTGATGATGCCTCAGATTGCAACAATGACACAGATTGTGCAGCAGATGGTAGGAATTCCAACTACATTGTGAACATTGCTTTCATCAGGACCATCATGAATGACAG ATCCAAGGATGCGCTGTACGGCATTTTAAGCCTTGGTTTAATCGTGGGTACCGTCCTGGTGGCCGTGCTCTACACCCAGATGTGGAGGACAAAGAGGGAAGGATGGTTTACACCAAAAGACCAGCACCACAGTAACACTAACAGTTCTCAAGTGAAAATTAGAG AAGTGTTGAGGTCAAAAGCGAGATATCTTCCAATGTTTCACCAGAAAtggaaaaagggtaaaaagtaCGAGCCGCTCAAGCAAGAGGACATATCTGAGTCAAGTGAGGAAGAGATATATGACCAGCGACGATTGATGCATGTTAACTCGTACGAGGACTGA